The Streptomyces nitrosporeus genome includes a window with the following:
- a CDS encoding META domain-containing protein, whose protein sequence is MHTTRATPGLLTLLALTALTACGTDPGPGTGPGGGEGHDAGSGTVRTEPPVTGVRWVVESVTAAGGKTEALPGRAHFTLGEDGTVEGNLGCNSFHGRADVDGPTVTFGPFVSTRKLCPGPESELERALTGVLEGRTTYTVKGRVLSLTAAGGEGPGLEATADPESPPPAPGTGTGTGTGTGTGSGTGTGTGSGTGTG, encoded by the coding sequence ATGCACACCACACGCGCGACTCCCGGCCTGCTGACCCTTCTCGCCCTCACCGCCCTCACCGCCTGCGGCACCGACCCCGGCCCCGGAACGGGCCCCGGTGGCGGCGAGGGACACGACGCCGGCAGCGGCACCGTGCGGACCGAGCCGCCCGTCACCGGGGTGCGCTGGGTCGTGGAGTCGGTGACGGCCGCCGGCGGGAAGACCGAAGCCCTCCCGGGCAGGGCCCACTTCACGCTCGGCGAGGACGGCACCGTGGAGGGGAACCTCGGCTGCAACTCCTTCCACGGCCGGGCGGACGTCGACGGCCCCACGGTCACCTTCGGTCCGTTCGTCTCCACCCGGAAGCTCTGCCCCGGGCCCGAGAGTGAACTGGAGCGTGCGCTGACCGGGGTGCTGGAGGGAAGGACGACGTACACGGTGAAGGGCCGCGTCCTGTCCCTCACCGCGGCCGGCGGTGAGGGACCCGGACTCGAAGCGACGGCGGACCCGGAGAGCCCGCCGCCTGCCCCCGGCACCGGCACCGGCACCGGCACCGGCACCGGCACCGGCAGCGGTACCGGTACCGGCACCGGCAGCGGTACCGGCACCGGCTGA
- the purM gene encoding phosphoribosylformylglycinamidine cyclo-ligase has product MSETTGASYAAAGVDIEAGDRAVELMKEWVKKTQRPEVAGLGGLGGFAGLFDASALKRYERPLLASATDGVGTKVDLARRMGVYDTIGHDLVGMVVDDLVVCGAEPLFMTDYICVGKVHPERVAAIVKGIAEGCVLAGCALVGGETAEHPGLLGPDDFDVAGAGTGVVEADRLLGPDRIRKGDVVIAMASSGLHSNGYSLVRHVVFDRAGWSLDRQVEEFGRTLGEELLEPTRIYSLDCLALTRTTEVHGFSHVTGGGLASNLARVVPDALHATVDRSTWTPGAVFELVGRTGQVEQLELEKTLNMGVGMIAIVPADSVDAALTTLADRGVEAWVAGEITERGDHTTGAALTGSYAR; this is encoded by the coding sequence ATGTCTGAGACAACAGGTGCTTCCTATGCGGCGGCGGGCGTCGACATCGAAGCAGGTGACCGCGCCGTCGAGCTGATGAAGGAGTGGGTGAAGAAGACGCAGCGCCCCGAGGTCGCGGGCCTCGGCGGCCTGGGCGGCTTCGCCGGCCTCTTCGACGCCTCGGCCCTCAAGCGCTACGAGCGCCCGCTGCTCGCCTCCGCCACGGACGGCGTCGGCACCAAGGTCGACCTGGCGCGCCGGATGGGCGTCTACGACACCATCGGCCACGACCTGGTGGGCATGGTCGTGGACGACCTCGTCGTCTGCGGCGCCGAGCCGCTCTTCATGACCGACTACATCTGCGTCGGCAAGGTGCACCCCGAGCGGGTCGCGGCCATCGTCAAGGGCATCGCCGAGGGCTGCGTCCTGGCGGGCTGCGCCCTCGTCGGCGGCGAGACCGCCGAGCACCCCGGCCTGCTGGGCCCCGACGACTTCGACGTGGCCGGCGCCGGTACGGGTGTGGTCGAGGCCGACCGGCTGCTCGGCCCGGACCGTATCCGCAAGGGTGACGTGGTGATCGCCATGGCGTCGTCCGGGCTTCACTCGAACGGGTACTCGCTGGTGCGGCACGTGGTCTTCGACCGGGCCGGCTGGTCCCTGGACCGGCAGGTCGAGGAGTTCGGCAGGACGCTGGGGGAGGAGCTCCTGGAGCCCACCCGGATCTACTCCCTGGACTGCCTCGCGCTGACCCGTACGACCGAGGTGCACGGCTTCAGCCACGTCACCGGCGGCGGCCTCGCCAGCAACCTGGCCCGCGTCGTGCCGGACGCCCTGCACGCCACGGTCGACCGGTCCACCTGGACGCCCGGGGCGGTCTTCGAGCTGGTCGGCAGGACCGGGCAGGTCGAGCAGCTGGAACTGGAGAAGACGCTCAACATGGGTGTCGGGATGATCGCGATCGTCCCGGCCGACTCGGTGGACGCGGCGCTCACCACGCTGGCGGACCGGGGCGTGGAGGCGTGGGTCGCGGGCGAGATCACCGAGCGCGGTGACCACACCACCGGCGCGGCGCTGACCGGAAGCTACGCACGCTAG
- the purQ gene encoding phosphoribosylformylglycinamidine synthase subunit PurQ, producing MTSRIGVVTFPGTLDDQDALRAVRVAGAEPVSLWHRDKDLHQVDAVVLAGGFSYGDYLRAGAISRFSPVMETVIEQARAGMPVLGICNGFQILTEAHLLPGAMLRNNHLHFICRDQKLRVENAETAWTSDYTQGQEISVPLKNMDGRYTADERTLDELEAEGRVAFRYADANPNGSLRDIAGITNAAGNVVGLMPHPEHAVEPLVGTGRTDGLGFFTSIIKKLVNA from the coding sequence GTGACTTCTCGTATCGGAGTCGTCACCTTCCCCGGCACGCTCGACGACCAGGACGCCCTGCGGGCGGTGCGGGTCGCGGGCGCCGAGCCCGTCTCGCTCTGGCACCGCGACAAGGACCTCCACCAGGTCGACGCGGTCGTCCTGGCGGGCGGTTTCAGTTACGGCGACTATCTGCGGGCCGGAGCCATCTCGCGCTTCTCGCCCGTCATGGAGACGGTCATCGAGCAGGCCAGGGCGGGCATGCCCGTCCTCGGCATCTGCAACGGCTTCCAGATCCTGACCGAGGCGCACCTGCTGCCCGGCGCGATGCTGCGCAACAACCACCTCCACTTCATCTGCCGCGACCAGAAGCTGCGGGTGGAGAACGCGGAGACCGCCTGGACCTCGGACTACACCCAGGGCCAGGAGATCTCCGTACCGCTGAAGAACATGGACGGCCGCTACACCGCCGACGAGCGCACGCTCGACGAGCTGGAGGCCGAGGGCCGCGTCGCCTTCCGTTACGCCGACGCCAACCCCAACGGCTCGCTGCGCGACATCGCCGGCATCACCAACGCCGCGGGCAACGTCGTCGGTCTGATGCCGCACCCGGAGCACGCCGTGGAGCCGCTCGTCGGCACCGGCCGCACCGACGGCCTCGGTTTCTTCACCTCGATCATCAAGAAGCTGGTCAACGCATGA
- the purL gene encoding phosphoribosylformylglycinamidine synthase subunit PurL, which yields MSLDTVEHAAETPEAEQPWKELGLKEDEYARIREILGRRPTGAELAMYSVMWSEHCSYKSSKVHLKQFGEKAPANDAMLVGIGENAGVVDVGQGYAVTFKVESHNHPSYIEPYQGAATGVGGIVRDILAMGARPVAVVDPLRFGAADHPDTRRVLPGVVAGIGGYGNCLGLPNIGGEVVFDDCYQGNPLVNAGCIGVMKHEDIHLAKASGPGNKVILYGARTGGDGIGGVSVLASETFESTGPAKRPAVQVGDPFQEKLLIECTLEIFKEKLVAGIQDLGGAGLSCATSELASAGSGGMRVELDTVPLRDSSLSPEEILMSESQERMCAIVEPQHVDRFLEICEKWDVIATVIGEVTDGSQLEIFWHGEQIVDVPPRSVAHEGPTYHRPFARPSWQDALQADDAAELARPANGAELREQVLKLVSSPNQASKSWITDQYDRFVQGNTVLAMPEDAGMVRIDEETNLGVAMATDGNGRYAKLDPYAGAQLALAESYRNVAATGAKPLAVSDCLNFGSPEDPDVMWQFAEATRGLADGCLELGTPVTGGNVSLYNQTGETAIHPTPVVAVLGVIDDVNRRTPVAFAEEGQLLYLLGETREEFGGSAWADVVHRHLGGLPPKVDLGREKLLGEILISASRDGMIDAAHDLSDGGLVQAVTESCLRGGKGARLVVPDGLDAFTFLFSESAGRAVVSVPRSEELRFTDMCGARGLPVTRIGVVDGDAIEVQGEFAIALDELRTAHEGTLRDLFA from the coding sequence ATGAGCCTGGACACGGTCGAGCACGCGGCCGAAACCCCCGAGGCCGAGCAGCCCTGGAAGGAACTCGGCCTCAAGGAGGACGAGTACGCCCGCATCCGGGAGATCCTGGGCCGCCGTCCCACCGGCGCCGAGCTCGCCATGTACTCCGTGATGTGGTCGGAGCACTGCTCGTACAAGAGCAGCAAGGTCCACCTCAAGCAGTTCGGCGAGAAGGCCCCCGCCAACGACGCCATGCTCGTCGGCATCGGCGAGAACGCCGGCGTGGTCGACGTCGGCCAGGGCTACGCGGTCACCTTCAAGGTCGAGTCGCACAACCACCCCTCGTACATCGAGCCCTACCAGGGCGCGGCCACCGGCGTCGGCGGCATCGTCCGCGACATCCTCGCCATGGGCGCCCGCCCGGTCGCGGTCGTCGACCCGCTGCGCTTCGGCGCGGCGGACCACCCCGACACCCGGCGGGTCCTGCCCGGCGTCGTCGCGGGCATCGGCGGCTACGGCAACTGCCTGGGCCTGCCGAACATCGGCGGCGAGGTCGTCTTCGACGACTGTTACCAGGGCAACCCGCTCGTCAACGCCGGCTGCATCGGCGTGATGAAGCACGAGGACATCCACCTGGCCAAGGCATCCGGGCCCGGCAACAAGGTCATCCTCTACGGCGCCCGCACCGGCGGCGACGGCATCGGCGGCGTCTCGGTGCTGGCCTCGGAGACCTTCGAGTCCACCGGACCGGCGAAGCGCCCGGCCGTCCAGGTCGGCGACCCCTTCCAGGAGAAGCTCCTCATCGAGTGCACCCTGGAGATCTTCAAGGAGAAGCTCGTCGCGGGCATCCAGGACCTCGGCGGCGCCGGGCTCTCCTGCGCCACCAGCGAGCTGGCCTCCGCGGGCTCCGGCGGCATGCGCGTCGAGCTGGACACCGTGCCGCTGCGCGACTCCTCCCTCTCGCCCGAGGAGATCCTCATGAGCGAGTCGCAGGAGCGCATGTGCGCGATCGTCGAGCCGCAGCACGTCGACCGCTTCCTGGAGATCTGCGAGAAGTGGGACGTCATCGCCACCGTCATCGGTGAGGTGACCGACGGCTCCCAGCTGGAGATCTTCTGGCACGGCGAGCAGATCGTGGACGTCCCGCCGCGGTCCGTGGCCCACGAGGGCCCGACCTACCACCGCCCGTTCGCCCGGCCGTCCTGGCAGGACGCCCTGCAGGCCGACGACGCCGCGGAGCTGGCCCGTCCGGCGAACGGCGCGGAGCTGCGCGAGCAGGTCCTGAAGCTGGTCAGCTCCCCGAACCAGGCCTCCAAGTCCTGGATCACCGACCAGTACGACCGCTTCGTCCAGGGCAACACCGTGCTGGCGATGCCCGAGGACGCCGGCATGGTCCGCATCGACGAGGAGACCAACCTCGGTGTGGCCATGGCGACCGACGGCAACGGCCGGTACGCCAAGCTGGACCCCTACGCGGGTGCGCAGCTGGCGCTCGCGGAGTCGTACCGCAACGTGGCCGCCACCGGCGCCAAGCCGCTCGCCGTCTCGGACTGCCTGAACTTCGGTTCGCCCGAGGACCCGGACGTCATGTGGCAGTTCGCCGAGGCCACCCGCGGCCTGGCGGACGGCTGCCTGGAGCTGGGCACCCCGGTCACCGGCGGCAACGTCTCGCTGTACAACCAGACCGGTGAGACGGCGATCCACCCGACGCCCGTCGTCGCGGTGCTCGGTGTGATCGACGACGTGAACCGGCGCACGCCGGTCGCGTTCGCCGAGGAGGGCCAGCTGCTCTACCTGCTGGGCGAGACCCGTGAGGAGTTCGGCGGTTCGGCCTGGGCCGACGTCGTCCACCGGCACCTCGGCGGACTGCCGCCGAAGGTCGACCTGGGCCGCGAGAAGCTGCTCGGCGAGATCCTGATCTCGGCCTCCCGCGACGGCATGATCGACGCGGCGCACGACCTCTCCGACGGCGGTCTGGTCCAGGCGGTCACCGAGTCCTGCCTGCGCGGCGGGAAGGGTGCCCGGCTGGTCGTGCCGGACGGGCTGGACGCGTTCACCTTTCTGTTCTCGGAGTCGGCCGGCCGCGCGGTCGTCTCGGTTCCGCGCAGTGAGGAGCTCCGCTTCACCGACATGTGCGGGGCGCGGGGCCTGCCGGTGACCCGCATCGGTGTCGTCGACGGTGACGCGATCGAGGTCCAGGGCGAGTTCGCCATCGCGCTGGACGAGCTGCGCACGGCGCACGAGGGAACCCTGAGGGACTTGTTCGCCTAG
- a CDS encoding sulfatase family protein, producing MPSFDSNTSANKVPGAPLTRRAFTTAVGATAATAAVGVPAAAAAPRDPSAAESAERPFRAAPGRHARRPNILFILGDDLGWADLSSYGSPHIRTPHLDALARQGVRFTDAYSGSATCSPTRFSLYTGRYPGRTEGGLSEPIADRSAGLEPTHPTLASLLKGAGYATALIGKWHCGYLPDYSPTRSGWDEFFGNFGGALEYYSKLGLGGEYDLYEGDATYKDLRYYTRILTERASRYIQRGHDRPWLLNLNFTTPHWPWIADGDTGASAEIVRRIKAGDGRALWHGDGGSVEKYTQMVEDLDRSVGEVLKALKRSGQEKDTLVFFASDNGGERFSYNWPLSGNKGSLREGGIRVPSVLRWPARIDGNQVSGLPVFSPDWTATLLEIAGARPDPAYPLDGTSLAGYLLRGEAPRERDLFWRVRGERALRRGDWKYYRGKGGPDQLFRLSEDQREQADLAAAEPGVLAALRASWERTDAGLLPYPSGA from the coding sequence ATGCCTTCTTTCGATTCGAACACCAGTGCCAACAAGGTGCCCGGTGCGCCGCTGACCCGGCGCGCCTTCACCACCGCCGTCGGCGCCACGGCCGCCACCGCCGCCGTCGGGGTCCCGGCCGCCGCCGCGGCGCCCCGCGACCCGTCCGCGGCCGAGTCCGCCGAGCGGCCGTTCCGCGCGGCACCGGGCAGGCACGCACGCAGACCCAACATCCTGTTCATCCTGGGCGACGACCTCGGATGGGCCGATCTGTCCTCGTACGGGTCGCCCCACATCCGTACCCCCCACCTGGACGCGCTGGCCCGGCAGGGCGTGCGGTTCACCGACGCCTACTCGGGCTCCGCCACCTGCTCCCCCACCCGCTTCAGCCTCTACACCGGCCGATACCCGGGGCGCACCGAGGGCGGGCTCTCCGAGCCCATCGCGGACCGGTCCGCGGGACTGGAACCCACCCACCCGACCCTGGCCTCCCTGCTGAAGGGGGCCGGTTACGCGACCGCGCTGATCGGCAAGTGGCACTGCGGCTACCTGCCGGACTACAGCCCGACCAGGTCCGGCTGGGACGAGTTCTTCGGCAACTTCGGCGGTGCCCTGGAGTACTACTCCAAGCTGGGCCTGGGCGGCGAGTACGACCTGTACGAAGGCGACGCCACCTACAAGGACCTCCGCTACTACACCCGGATCCTGACCGAGCGCGCGAGCCGGTACATCCAGCGCGGCCACGACAGGCCCTGGCTGCTCAACCTGAACTTCACCACCCCGCACTGGCCGTGGATCGCCGACGGGGACACCGGGGCCAGTGCCGAGATCGTCCGGCGCATCAAGGCGGGTGACGGGCGCGCCCTGTGGCACGGGGACGGTGGTTCGGTCGAGAAGTACACGCAGATGGTGGAGGACCTGGACCGCTCGGTCGGCGAGGTGCTGAAGGCCCTGAAGCGGTCCGGGCAGGAGAAGGACACCCTGGTCTTCTTCGCCAGCGACAACGGCGGGGAGCGGTTCTCCTACAACTGGCCGCTGTCCGGGAACAAGGGCTCGCTCCGGGAGGGCGGCATCCGGGTCCCCTCGGTGCTGCGCTGGCCCGCCCGTATCGACGGCAACCAGGTCAGCGGCCTCCCGGTGTTCTCGCCGGACTGGACCGCGACCCTGCTGGAGATAGCCGGCGCGCGGCCGGACCCCGCCTACCCGCTCGACGGGACCAGTCTCGCCGGATACCTGCTGCGGGGCGAGGCGCCCAGGGAACGCGACCTGTTCTGGCGGGTGCGCGGGGAGCGGGCGCTGCGGCGGGGCGACTGGAAGTACTACCGGGGGAAGGGCGGGCCCGACCAGCTGTTCCGGCTCTCCGAGGACCAGCGCGAACAGGCCGACCTGGCGGCCGCCGAGCCGGGGGTGCTGGCCGCGCTGCGGGCCTCGTGGGAGAGGACGGACGCGGGACTGCTGCCGTATCCGTCCGGCGCCTGA
- the purS gene encoding phosphoribosylformylglycinamidine synthase subunit PurS has translation MARVVVDVMLKPEILDPQGQAVQRALPRLGFDGIADVRQGKRFELEVEGPVDDAALARINEMAETFLANTVIEDFTVRIETAEGSK, from the coding sequence GTGGCACGCGTCGTAGTCGACGTCATGCTCAAGCCGGAGATCCTCGACCCGCAGGGACAGGCTGTGCAGCGCGCGCTGCCCCGTCTCGGCTTCGACGGAATCGCGGATGTCCGCCAGGGGAAGCGTTTCGAGCTCGAGGTCGAGGGGCCGGTCGACGACGCCGCCCTCGCCCGCATCAACGAGATGGCCGAGACCTTCCTCGCCAACACCGTGATCGAGGACTTCACCGTCAGGATCGAGACGGCCGAGGGATCGAAGTGA
- a CDS encoding M23 family metallopeptidase, with amino-acid sequence MSARKWPGVAQRVLLLCFLALVLIGLFVEYPFPWWGVLLPLVLAWLAAFADGRAASRDIGAAPREPVEVLPPVAGRWSALNSPADRVPSHGIHAFGQTYAIDIVAEGPGKGAEAGGDTGDTEAGGQTGGATGSTEADGPAGERPGFTWLWPPARSPRAFPAFGAPLLAVADATVVAVTDTQRDHLSRTSLPGLAYLLLVEGDMRALAGAHRVFGNHVVLDLGDGTYAAYAHVRRGSSLVRVGDRVRAGEPIARCGNSGNSSEPHVHFQLMDSPRLDVARGIPFTWEGVGVPANGETFLVGPAVGGDC; translated from the coding sequence ATGTCCGCACGGAAATGGCCCGGGGTGGCCCAGAGGGTGCTGCTCCTGTGCTTCCTGGCACTCGTCCTCATCGGGCTCTTCGTGGAGTATCCGTTCCCCTGGTGGGGGGTCTTGCTGCCGCTCGTGCTCGCGTGGCTCGCGGCCTTCGCCGACGGCAGGGCGGCGAGCCGGGACATCGGGGCCGCGCCGCGCGAGCCCGTGGAGGTCCTCCCGCCGGTGGCCGGCCGCTGGTCCGCGCTGAACAGCCCCGCCGACCGGGTGCCCAGCCACGGGATCCACGCGTTCGGCCAGACCTACGCCATCGACATCGTGGCCGAGGGGCCGGGCAAGGGCGCGGAGGCGGGCGGGGACACCGGGGACACCGAGGCGGGCGGGCAGACGGGCGGGGCCACCGGGAGCACCGAGGCGGACGGGCCGGCGGGCGAGCGGCCGGGTTTCACCTGGCTGTGGCCGCCGGCGCGGAGCCCCAGGGCCTTCCCCGCCTTCGGCGCGCCCCTGCTCGCGGTCGCGGACGCGACGGTCGTGGCGGTGACCGACACCCAGCGCGACCACCTCAGCCGCACCTCCCTGCCGGGGCTCGCCTACCTCCTGCTCGTCGAGGGGGACATGCGCGCACTGGCGGGCGCGCACCGGGTGTTCGGCAACCACGTCGTGCTCGACCTCGGCGACGGCACCTACGCGGCCTACGCCCATGTCCGGCGCGGCTCGTCGCTGGTGCGCGTGGGGGACAGGGTCCGGGCGGGAGAGCCGATCGCGCGCTGCGGCAACTCCGGCAACTCCTCCGAACCGCATGTGCACTTCCAGCTGATGGACTCCCCGCGCCTTGACGTGGCCCGGGGGATCCCCTTCACCTGGGAAGGCGTCGGCGTCCCGGCGAACGGCGAGACCTTCCTCGTCGGACCGGCTGTCGGTGGCGACTGCTAG
- a CDS encoding ArsR/SmtB family transcription factor, giving the protein MELEERLAGLERRLAALERAADGGAPAPVGGDFWALEALKEQLGRLGEAASDGGVLFTGAVRLPTGERYEWQYGALTTGLLGPEEEGGDRAGRPEAAEPLAALGHPVRLRLLREILAGRRTAAELAGLDETGTTGQIYHHLRLLTGAGWLHSTGRGRYEVPGARVVPLLVILTAARP; this is encoded by the coding sequence ATGGAGCTCGAAGAACGCCTCGCCGGGCTGGAACGACGGCTGGCCGCACTGGAGCGCGCGGCGGACGGCGGGGCCCCGGCGCCGGTCGGCGGGGACTTCTGGGCGCTGGAGGCGCTGAAGGAGCAGCTCGGCCGGCTCGGGGAGGCCGCCTCGGACGGGGGCGTGCTGTTCACCGGTGCGGTACGGCTGCCGACCGGTGAGCGGTACGAATGGCAGTACGGCGCGCTCACCACGGGGCTCCTGGGACCGGAGGAGGAGGGCGGGGACCGGGCCGGCCGGCCGGAGGCCGCCGAGCCGCTGGCCGCGCTCGGGCATCCGGTCCGGCTGCGGCTGCTCCGCGAGATCCTCGCCGGCCGGCGTACCGCCGCCGAGCTCGCCGGACTGGACGAGACGGGTACGACCGGCCAGATCTACCACCACCTGCGCCTGCTGACGGGCGCCGGATGGCTGCACAGCACCGGTCGCGGACGGTACGAGGTGCCCGGCGCCCGGGTCGTACCACTGCTGGTGATCCTCACGGCCGCACGGCCATGA
- a CDS encoding maleylpyruvate isomerase family mycothiol-dependent enzyme, with translation MPPARKRPRAYDLSRTRTAVLAQFDRVREAVTSLTQERLAGPSGLGEWTVRDLAAHLTAALERVSRELELPEPPGAKPQITLLEWPFSTVDRAEAIADDARALAGARPGLGALYEETAERFARLTAGTGGDRLLTTRAGTMRLGDFLVTRTVELVVHTDDLNRAAGLDITYDRQALAACTRLLADALADRAPGGSVEVRIPPFAVVQCIGGPKHTRGTPPNVVETDPLTWVRLATGRTAWARALDEAQVSASGERADLAGLLPLMG, from the coding sequence ATGCCCCCGGCCAGGAAGCGCCCGCGCGCCTACGACCTCAGCCGGACCCGTACCGCGGTCCTGGCCCAGTTCGACCGTGTCCGGGAGGCGGTGACCTCCCTCACACAGGAGCGGCTCGCCGGTCCGTCCGGGCTGGGGGAGTGGACCGTACGGGACCTGGCGGCGCACCTCACCGCGGCTCTGGAGCGGGTCAGCCGTGAGCTGGAGCTGCCGGAGCCGCCCGGGGCCAAGCCGCAGATCACCCTGCTGGAATGGCCCTTCTCCACCGTGGACCGGGCGGAGGCGATCGCGGACGACGCCCGCGCCCTGGCCGGCGCCCGCCCCGGCCTCGGCGCGCTGTACGAGGAGACGGCCGAGCGGTTCGCCCGGCTGACCGCCGGGACCGGGGGCGACCGGCTGCTGACCACCCGGGCGGGCACCATGCGGCTGGGCGACTTCCTGGTCACCCGGACCGTCGAACTCGTCGTGCACACCGACGACCTCAACCGCGCGGCCGGCCTCGACATCACCTACGACCGGCAGGCACTCGCCGCCTGCACCCGGCTGCTGGCGGACGCGCTCGCGGACCGCGCACCGGGCGGATCGGTCGAGGTGCGGATCCCGCCCTTCGCCGTGGTCCAGTGCATCGGCGGTCCCAAGCACACCCGGGGCACCCCGCCCAACGTCGTGGAGACGGACCCGCTCACCTGGGTCCGGCTCGCCACCGGACGGACGGCATGGGCACGGGCGCTCGACGAGGCGCAGGTCAGTGCCAGTGGCGAACGGGCCGACCTCGCCGGCCTGCTGCCGCTCATGGGCTGA
- the purF gene encoding amidophosphoribosyltransferase, producing the protein MPRGDGRLNHDLLPGEKGPQDACGVFGVWAPGEEVAKLTYFGLYALQHRGQESAGIAVSNGSQILVFKDMGLVSQVFDETSLGSLQGHIAVGHARYSTTGASVWENAQPTFRATAHGSIALGHNGNLVNTAQLAEMVADLPRKDGRATQVAATNDTDLVTALLAGQRDADDKPLTVEEAATKVLPGVKGAFSLVFMDEHTLYAARDPQGIRPLVLGRLERGWVVASESAALDICGASFVREIEPGELVAIDENGLRTSRFAEAKPKGCVFEYVYLARPDTDIAGRNVYLSRVEMGRRLAAEAPADADLVIATPESGTPAAIGYAEASGIPFGAGLVKNAYVGRTFIQPSQTIRQLGIRLKLNPLKEVIKGKRLVVVDDSIVRGNTQRALVRMLREAGAAEIHIRISSPPVKWPCFFGIDFATRAELIANGMSVEEIGTSMGADSLAYISIDSMIEATTIDKPNLCRACFDGEYPMELPDPELLGKQLLETELAAGPAATAAADALRRP; encoded by the coding sequence GTGCCTCGTGGTGATGGACGACTCAACCACGACCTGCTCCCCGGAGAGAAAGGCCCCCAGGACGCTTGCGGCGTCTTCGGTGTCTGGGCTCCGGGCGAAGAGGTCGCCAAGCTCACCTATTTCGGACTGTATGCCCTGCAGCACCGTGGACAGGAGTCCGCGGGCATCGCAGTGAGCAACGGGTCCCAGATCCTGGTCTTCAAGGACATGGGACTGGTCTCGCAGGTCTTCGACGAAACGTCTCTGGGATCCCTCCAGGGCCATATCGCGGTCGGTCATGCCCGCTACTCCACCACCGGTGCCTCGGTGTGGGAGAACGCGCAGCCGACGTTCCGTGCCACCGCGCACGGCTCGATCGCCCTGGGTCACAACGGCAACCTGGTCAACACGGCCCAGCTCGCCGAGATGGTCGCCGACCTTCCGCGCAAGGACGGCCGCGCCACCCAGGTCGCCGCGACCAACGACACCGACCTGGTGACCGCCCTGCTCGCCGGCCAGCGTGACGCCGACGACAAGCCGCTCACCGTCGAGGAAGCCGCCACCAAGGTGCTTCCCGGGGTCAAGGGCGCCTTCTCGCTGGTCTTCATGGACGAGCACACCCTCTACGCCGCCCGCGACCCGCAGGGCATCCGCCCGCTGGTCCTCGGCCGGCTGGAACGCGGCTGGGTGGTGGCCTCCGAGTCCGCCGCCCTCGACATCTGCGGCGCCAGCTTCGTCCGCGAGATCGAGCCCGGTGAGCTCGTCGCCATCGACGAGAACGGTCTGCGTACCTCGCGATTCGCGGAAGCGAAGCCCAAGGGCTGTGTCTTCGAGTACGTCTACCTGGCACGTCCCGACACCGACATCGCGGGACGCAACGTCTACCTCTCCCGGGTCGAGATGGGCCGCAGGCTGGCGGCGGAAGCCCCCGCCGACGCCGACCTGGTCATAGCGACCCCCGAATCGGGCACCCCCGCGGCCATCGGCTACGCCGAGGCGAGCGGTATCCCCTTCGGGGCGGGGCTGGTCAAGAACGCGTACGTCGGCCGGACCTTCATCCAGCCGTCCCAGACCATCCGCCAGCTGGGCATCCGCCTCAAGCTGAACCCGCTCAAGGAAGTCATCAAGGGCAAGCGCCTGGTGGTCGTCGACGACTCGATCGTCCGCGGCAACACCCAGCGCGCCCTGGTCCGGATGCTCCGGGAGGCGGGCGCGGCGGAGATCCACATCCGGATCTCGTCCCCGCCGGTGAAGTGGCCCTGCTTCTTCGGCATCGACTTCGCGACCCGTGCCGAGCTGATCGCCAACGGCATGTCCGTCGAGGAGATCGGCACCTCCATGGGCGCCGACTCGCTCGCGTACATCTCGATCGACTCCATGATCGAGGCGACGACGATCGACAAGCCGAACCTGTGCCGCGCCTGCTTCGACGGCGAATACCCGATGGAGCTCCCGGACCCGGAGCTGCTCGGCAAGCAGCTGCTGGAGACCGAGCTGGCGGCCGGCCCCGCCGCGACCGCGGCGGCCGACGCGCTGCGCCGTCCGTGA
- a CDS encoding putative leader peptide encodes MQPLGDRSVTLVERRHVDLGRLASAICRCA; translated from the coding sequence ATGCAGCCCCTCGGTGACCGCTCGGTCACGCTCGTGGAGCGCCGCCACGTCGATCTGGGACGTCTGGCGAGCGCCATCTGTCGCTGCGCCTGA